A genome region from Labilibaculum antarcticum includes the following:
- a CDS encoding GNAT family N-acetyltransferase, with protein MTNTIRQYHDKDFDEVLALCQNTYKFDSLTKELLHEKIYEDPFFDPDIIWVAVEGTAIVGFLMGTIRMDIRGVNYGYVKLMAVEESHRRKGIAKSMYELLEKELRSQKVDVMRLGDVPMNYFMPGIDPRYTPALCFAMRMGFNRFMDTSNLVVNLLVREWIDEKKIMALKSDDIEVCRATIEDKDELMDFVAEEWKLWQFELKMAYKLNPVAIHVAKLNGKIKAFSAHSANNKGLPWFGPMGTHPDLRGKGMGKVLLYRCLEDLKNLGYKTAIIPWVGPIDFYSHHAGAVVERVFWRYEKKLAY; from the coding sequence ATGACCAATACCATACGACAATATCACGACAAGGATTTTGATGAAGTTTTGGCTTTGTGTCAAAACACTTACAAGTTCGATTCTCTTACCAAAGAGCTACTCCATGAGAAAATCTACGAAGATCCTTTTTTCGATCCTGATATTATTTGGGTTGCCGTGGAAGGAACTGCTATTGTGGGATTTTTGATGGGAACCATCCGAATGGATATTCGGGGAGTAAACTATGGCTACGTAAAACTGATGGCCGTAGAAGAATCTCATCGAAGAAAAGGAATTGCCAAGAGCATGTATGAGTTGCTCGAAAAAGAATTGCGCTCTCAAAAGGTAGATGTGATGCGTTTAGGTGATGTTCCAATGAATTATTTTATGCCGGGAATTGATCCAAGATACACCCCGGCACTTTGTTTTGCCATGCGAATGGGATTCAATCGATTTATGGATACGTCCAATCTTGTAGTCAATTTATTGGTTCGGGAATGGATTGATGAAAAGAAAATAATGGCTTTAAAATCGGATGATATTGAAGTTTGTCGTGCAACAATAGAAGACAAGGATGAATTGATGGATTTTGTGGCTGAGGAATGGAAATTGTGGCAATTTGAATTGAAAATGGCCTACAAATTGAATCCTGTTGCGATTCATGTTGCTAAGTTGAATGGAAAAATAAAAGCATTCTCGGCACATAGCGCAAATAATAAAGGATTGCCATGGTTTGGTCCTATGGGAACACATCCCGATTTGCGCGGGAAAGGAATGGGAAAAGTGTTGTTGTATCGCTGTCTGGAAGATTTGAAAAATCTGGGCTACAAAACAGCAATAATTCCATGGGTAGGACCAATCGATTTTTATTCTCACCATGCAGGAGCAGTTGTCGAAAGAGTATTCTGGAGATATGAGAAGAAGCTGGCTTACTAA
- a CDS encoding DUF4922 domain-containing protein translates to MNVNSINKLENLLEEKSSTQILGDFLNDQLKNWPLATGNYKGLEKVEEKEFQFGNFKIKVQFNPERIRSSAAKVDQKSIENRACFLCLDKLPKEQGGIAQGNDFVILVNPFPIIPQHFTIPKIDHVDQSFVENVSGMLSLAKNMQGYTLFYNGPKCGASAPDHMHFQAGNKDFMPVETEYAVLKNLQSELLSNSDQFEMRSFPNYLRKMISIESASEKEMEKAVSVFYKIFANMQPEEKEPMLNAICSFVEGKYIMHLFPRKLHRPSQYFAEGDDQLLISPASVDFGGVFITPRREDFEKITSEDIIDIFKQVSVDDEFFKKLCASVKDNVI, encoded by the coding sequence ATGAATGTAAACAGCATAAATAAATTAGAGAATTTATTGGAGGAGAAATCTTCCACACAGATATTAGGTGATTTTCTGAACGATCAGCTTAAAAATTGGCCTTTGGCAACAGGAAATTACAAGGGATTGGAAAAAGTGGAAGAGAAAGAATTTCAATTCGGTAATTTCAAGATCAAAGTTCAGTTTAATCCTGAAAGAATCAGATCATCTGCAGCGAAAGTAGATCAAAAGAGCATCGAAAATCGGGCTTGCTTTTTGTGTCTCGATAAACTTCCTAAAGAACAAGGTGGTATCGCTCAAGGCAATGATTTTGTGATTTTGGTAAATCCGTTTCCAATCATTCCACAACATTTTACCATTCCAAAAATCGATCATGTCGATCAGAGCTTTGTGGAGAATGTGTCAGGAATGTTGTCTTTGGCTAAAAACATGCAAGGATATACTTTATTTTATAACGGACCAAAGTGTGGCGCATCAGCTCCCGATCACATGCATTTTCAGGCAGGCAACAAAGATTTTATGCCTGTAGAAACGGAATATGCCGTTTTGAAAAATTTGCAATCGGAACTTTTAAGCAATTCAGATCAATTTGAGATGAGATCTTTCCCAAATTATCTTAGGAAAATGATTTCCATAGAGTCAGCAAGTGAAAAAGAAATGGAGAAAGCCGTTTCTGTTTTCTATAAGATTTTTGCAAATATGCAGCCCGAGGAAAAGGAACCTATGCTGAATGCCATTTGCTCTTTTGTAGAGGGAAAGTATATCATGCATTTGTTTCCACGAAAACTGCATCGTCCATCGCAATATTTTGCCGAAGGCGATGATCAATTGCTGATAAGTCCTGCATCAGTCGATTTTGGAGGTGTGTTTATCACTCCTCGTCGCGAGGATTTTGAGAAAATTACATCCGAGGATATTATTGATATTTTCAAGCAAGTAAGTGTTGACGATGAGTTTTTTAAGAAACTATGTGCTTCGGTTAAAGATAATGTAATCTGA
- a CDS encoding N-acetylmuramoyl-L-alanine amidase-like domain-containing protein, whose product MKQVFQILVVLLISLSSCQGKKSQQEVKESVQLLDSTDQAIFNSIREIAGSMSIDSLSLDDRVVEVAKMFMQTAYVGGTLDGNEKEQLVVNFRELDCTTYLENVVALSKALSNDSLTTDDFLNELENLRYRNGKLTDYSSRLHYFSDWIYENEKKGIVKNMTAEIGGEKYNKAINFMSTHVDSYPALKADTSLVKEIRNTENEINKRELFYIPETKIQQLEDQIQNGDLIAITTKIEGLDISHVGIAIHVNDRLHLMNASSKAKKVMISDIPLADMLLNNKFQSGIMVARLK is encoded by the coding sequence ATGAAGCAAGTTTTTCAAATTTTAGTGGTGTTGCTGATTTCGTTAAGCTCTTGCCAGGGAAAGAAATCCCAACAAGAGGTGAAGGAATCTGTTCAACTTTTAGATTCTACAGATCAGGCAATCTTTAATTCCATTCGGGAAATTGCAGGATCGATGTCCATCGATTCATTGTCATTGGACGATCGGGTAGTTGAAGTGGCAAAAATGTTTATGCAAACAGCCTATGTTGGTGGCACTTTGGATGGGAATGAGAAAGAACAGCTGGTTGTTAATTTTCGGGAGTTGGATTGTACTACTTATTTGGAGAATGTAGTCGCTTTATCAAAAGCACTATCCAACGATTCGCTTACGACTGATGATTTTTTGAATGAACTTGAAAATCTGCGGTACCGAAATGGCAAATTGACTGATTATTCTTCGCGATTGCATTATTTTTCCGATTGGATTTATGAAAATGAAAAGAAGGGAATTGTAAAAAATATGACAGCCGAAATTGGTGGCGAAAAGTACAACAAAGCAATCAATTTTATGAGTACGCATGTCGATTCCTATCCTGCTTTAAAAGCGGATACTTCATTGGTAAAAGAGATCCGGAATACCGAAAATGAAATCAATAAAAGAGAATTGTTCTATATCCCGGAAACAAAAATCCAACAGCTTGAGGATCAAATTCAAAATGGGGATTTAATAGCCATTACTACCAAAATAGAAGGATTGGACATATCTCATGTTGGTATTGCAATTCATGTGAACGACAGATTGCACTTGATGAATGCTTCAAGCAAGGCTAAAAAAGTGATGATTTCAGATATTCCTTTGGCTGATATGCTTTTGAATAACAAATTTCAATCAGGCATCATGGTTGCCCGATTAAAATAA
- a CDS encoding glycosyltransferase family 2 protein, which translates to MNEKVTCFIPFGTKEETEITINELIKSDLVAAIYVVGGDEELEAEGINVLTLESLTHGKTIHAIAEKTDSEYVFIYTKTSALTLGQLALDRFLKVAKDTNSGLVYSNYRAIKDGVVENCPVIDYQEGSLRDDFNFGSVLFYDAKVLKEAVKDVDTSFRHAGLYELRLAVSARSEFMRIPEVLYTEEELDTRKSGDKIFDYVDPKNRAVQIEMEIACTEHLKRIGAFLAPNFDNVAFDEGDFKVEASVIIPVRDRVKTIEDAIKSVLAQKADVDFNLIIVDNYSTDGTTEIIQKYAAIDNRIIHIIPERKDLGIGGCWNEAVAHESCGKFAIQLDSDDLYAGESTVQKVVDAFYSQNCAMVVGTYQMVNFALEEIPPGIIDHKEWTPENGRNNALRINGLGAPRAFYTPVLRKNPIPNVNYGEDYALGLAISRNYQIGRIYDSIYMCRRWDDNSDASLDIEKMNTHNTYKDRIRTIELKARKLLCKK; encoded by the coding sequence ATGAACGAAAAGGTGACATGTTTTATTCCTTTTGGAACAAAGGAAGAGACCGAAATAACAATTAATGAGCTGATAAAATCAGATTTGGTAGCTGCGATTTATGTGGTAGGTGGCGATGAAGAATTAGAGGCTGAAGGTATTAATGTTTTAACATTGGAATCACTAACGCACGGAAAAACGATTCATGCAATTGCTGAGAAAACAGATTCTGAATATGTTTTTATCTACACAAAAACAAGTGCCTTAACTTTGGGACAATTGGCTTTGGATCGGTTTCTGAAGGTAGCCAAGGATACGAATAGTGGTTTGGTGTATTCAAATTATCGTGCGATAAAAGATGGCGTGGTTGAAAATTGCCCGGTAATCGATTATCAGGAAGGAAGTTTGAGGGATGATTTTAATTTTGGATCGGTTCTTTTTTATGATGCCAAAGTGTTAAAAGAAGCCGTGAAGGATGTCGATACTTCTTTTCGTCATGCAGGATTGTATGAATTGCGTTTGGCAGTATCTGCCCGTTCTGAATTCATGAGAATTCCGGAAGTATTGTACACCGAAGAAGAATTGGATACAAGAAAATCTGGAGATAAAATTTTCGATTACGTTGATCCTAAGAATCGCGCAGTACAAATTGAAATGGAGATTGCCTGCACCGAACATTTGAAGAGAATTGGAGCTTTTTTAGCACCAAATTTTGACAATGTTGCATTTGATGAGGGTGATTTTAAAGTGGAAGCTTCTGTCATAATTCCGGTTCGTGATCGTGTAAAAACTATCGAGGATGCAATTAAATCTGTCTTGGCTCAAAAAGCAGATGTTGATTTCAATTTAATTATCGTGGATAATTACTCTACGGATGGAACGACTGAAATTATTCAGAAATATGCAGCTATAGACAATCGTATCATTCACATTATTCCGGAACGAAAAGATTTGGGAATTGGTGGCTGTTGGAATGAGGCGGTAGCTCATGAGTCTTGCGGTAAATTTGCCATTCAGTTGGATAGCGATGACTTGTATGCCGGTGAAAGCACTGTGCAGAAAGTAGTTGATGCATTTTACAGTCAGAACTGTGCTATGGTTGTGGGAACTTATCAGATGGTGAACTTCGCATTGGAAGAAATTCCTCCTGGAATCATCGATCACAAAGAGTGGACACCGGAAAACGGAAGAAATAATGCGCTTCGTATTAATGGATTGGGAGCTCCTCGTGCATTCTATACTCCGGTATTGCGCAAGAATCCGATTCCTAATGTAAATTACGGTGAAGATTACGCTTTGGGATTAGCCATTTCGCGTAATTACCAGATTGGCAGAATTTACGATTCAATTTATATGTGTCGTCGTTGGGATGATAATTCTGATGCTTCTTTGGATATTGAAAAGATGAATACGCACAATACCTACAAAGATCGTATTCGTACCATCGAATTGAAAGCTAGAAAATTGTTGTGCAAAAAGTAG